A genomic window from Triticum urartu cultivar G1812 chromosome 7, Tu2.1, whole genome shotgun sequence includes:
- the LOC125519766 gene encoding uncharacterized protein LOC125519766: protein MRACWPVGLQVFWVMGFYWVAEECRRRKSSAAAFNGKGWRQVMEGGQLPASSSEKREVSCGEHREEGESSRERRTAKRFRRVRHQQLLVGEAGISRQRRSGGSVRMRHQRMAASTSTRAGRSSSLGLVLGLAQMC from the exons ATGCGTGCGTGCTGGCCTGTTGGGCTTCAGGTGTTTTGGGTTATGGGCTTTTACTGGGTTGCGGAGGAGTGCCGCCGGAGGAAGTCGTCGGCGGCGGCGTTCAACGGCAAGGGCTGGCGGCAGGTCATGGAGGGCGGCcagctgccggcgagcagctctGAGAAGAGGGAGGTAAGCTGCGGGGAGCACCGGGAGGAAGGAGAGAGTAGTCGGGAAAGGAGGACGGCGAAGCGTTTCCGTCGGGTCCGCCACCAGCAATTGCTCGTCGGAGAGGCCGGAATCAGTCGTCAACGTCGGTCGGGTGGAAG TGTTCGTATGAGACATCAACGGATGGCTGCATCTACTTCAACCAGGGCTGGAAGGAGTTCCTCATTGGGACTGGTCTTGGGGTTGGCACAAATGTGCTAA
- the LOC125519765 gene encoding uncharacterized protein LOC125519765: protein MLLLQKHVLLLSLRPRATSALLAFRHRCLFSNTRFAATAAAVAASASPAPFAVADYLVASCHLTPAQAVKASKVLSRLKSPSKPEAVLAFLSDLGLSDADVAAVVVYDPLLLCSEVDKTLVPRLTELRDLGLSPSQIARLVLVDPARFRRPTIISKLQYYVPLFGSFENLLQALKYNSYLLSSDLENVVKPNVALLRECGLGDCDIAKLCIPVPRLLTSKPERIQAMVARAEDVGVPRGSAMFRHALLAVAFLSEEKIAAKVEFLKKTFRWSEAEVAIAVAKLPVVLRNSQERLLRMSEFLMSEVGLEPEYIAHRPAMLTYSLEARLKPRYYVVKFLKENGLLKPNRSFYTAAQVSEKVFVDKFIRPHKEAAPRLAEDYAATLKGEVPTRFRLQEPRTGLNSI, encoded by the coding sequence atgCTTCTCCTCCAGAAAcacgtcctcctcctctctctccgtCCCCGTGCCACAAGTGCCCTACTCGCGTTCCGCCACCGATGCCTCTTCTCCAACACCCGAttcgccgccaccgccgccgccgtggcGGCGTCGGCTAGCCCTGCCCCGTTCGCCGTGGCGGACTACCTCGTCGCGTCTTGCCACCTCACCCCGGCGCAGGCCGTCAAGGCCTCCAAGGTCCTCTCCCGCCTCAAGTCCCCCTCCAAGCCCGAGGCCGTCCTCGCCTTCCTCTCCGACCTCGGCCTCTCCGACGCCGacgtcgccgccgtcgtcgtgTACGACCCTCTCCTCCTCTGCTCCGAGGTCGACAAGACCCTCGTCCCGCGCCTCACCGAGCTCCGGGACCTCGGGCTCTCCCCGTCCCAGATCGCCCGCCTCGTCCTGGTCGACCCCGCCCGCTTCCGCCGCCCCACCATCATCTCCAAGCTGCAGTACTACGTCCCCCTCTTCGGCTCCTTCGAGAACCTCCTCCAGGCGCTCAAGTACAACTCCTACCTCCTCAGCTCCGACCTGGAGAACGTTGTCAAGCCCAACGTCGCGCTCCTCCGGGAGTGCGGGCTAGGTGACTGTGATATTGCCAAGCTATGCATCCCTGTGCCGAGGCTGCTCACCAGCAAGCCAGAGCGCATCCAGGCCATGGTGGCGCGTGCCGAAGATGTCGGTGTGCCCCGTGGCTCTGCGATGTTCAGGCACGCGCTGTTGGCTGTCGCATTCCTCAGCGAGGAGAAGATTGCTGCTAAGGTGGAGTTCCTGAAGAAGACTTTCAGATGGTCGGAAGCTGAGGTGGCCATTGCTGTTGCCAAGCTTCCTGTGGTGCTGAGGAACTCCCAGGAGAGGCTGTTGCGCATGTCGGAATTCTTGATGTCCGAGGTTGGGTTAGAGCCGGAGTACATTGCTCACAGGCCGGCAATGCTCACTTATAGCTTAGAGGCCCGGCTCAAACCTCGGTACTATGTTGTGAAGTTCCTTAAAGAAAATGGATTGCTAAAGCCTAACCGAAGCTTCTACACCGCAGCCCAGGTGAGTGAGAAGGTATTCGTGGACAAGTTCATACGTCCTCACAAGGAAGCTGCGCCTCGCCTTGCTGAAGACTATGCTGCTACTCTCAAAGGGGAAGTGCCCACTAGATTCAGATTGCAAGAACCAAGAACAGGCTTGAATAGTATTTAA